A genomic stretch from Thermomonospora umbrina includes:
- a CDS encoding nuclear transport factor 2 family protein yields MAEISRATVLRAAGVSVAGLAALSAAGPAAAAGPRREHPNVRLIRGYYAAYAAGDLAALRERYFAPDIAWTIPGHHPLAGTKKGVDEVLAFFAELARAGFRADPVFLAADGDWVVDLHRGWSTTPEGLDLMWALAFRIRDGRIVEAVNFPGDQHAADAFFWRTYALAPLPDRLARR; encoded by the coding sequence ATGGCCGAGATCTCCAGGGCCACCGTGCTGCGGGCCGCCGGCGTGTCCGTCGCCGGGCTGGCCGCACTGTCCGCGGCCGGTCCGGCGGCCGCCGCCGGGCCCCGTCGTGAGCACCCGAACGTGCGGCTGATCCGCGGCTACTACGCCGCGTACGCCGCCGGCGACCTGGCGGCGCTCCGGGAGCGGTACTTCGCGCCGGACATCGCGTGGACCATTCCGGGGCACCATCCGCTCGCCGGAACGAAGAAGGGCGTGGACGAGGTCTTGGCCTTCTTCGCGGAGCTGGCCAGGGCCGGGTTCCGGGCGGATCCGGTCTTCCTGGCCGCCGACGGTGACTGGGTGGTCGACCTGCACCGCGGTTGGAGCACCACCCCGGAGGGGCTCGATCTCATGTGGGCCCTGGCGTTCCGGATCCGCGACGGGCGCATCGTCGAGGCGGTCAACTTCCCGGGCGACCAGCACGCGGCCGACGCGTTCTTCTGGCGCACGTACGCGCTCGCCCCGCTCCCCGACCGCCTCGCCCGCCGCTGA
- a CDS encoding BTAD domain-containing putative transcriptional regulator has protein sequence MRFGVLGPLAVWTADGRPVTVPEPKIRAVLAVLLTDPGRPVSADRLVDEVWGDRAPGDPANTLQTKISQLRGVLERAEPGGRGLVVRRPPGYLLQVADDDVDAGRFADLVRRAGRADEPRVTADLLADALALWRGPAFADFADEAFAQPVIARLEEQRLTAVEDRAAARLALGEHGPLAEELADDLADQVRRHPLRERLRALHMRALHRAGRRAEALDAFTDLRERLAEELGLDPGPESTALHLEILREAPAPADRPPGNLPAPSTELVGRDAAVARVRALLSSERLVTLTGPGGVGKTRLALAAAAGPPDDLPDGVWLVELATVPEAGEREVAEQMAAVLGIRDDAARDGGLVKALRPRRLLLVLDNCEHLVEAVAEVARALLAGAPDVRILATSQEPLAISGEVVHAVPPLPETEAVRLFTTLAEAAAPELVLADGDAEAVATICRRLDGIPLALELAAARVRTLGVHRLAERLDDRFRLLSSGRRDAPARQRTLRAAIDWSWEPLPDVERRVLSRLAVFSGGCTLEAVEAVCVSAGLASWEVLDALDHLVGRSLVTVTNEDGPRYRLLESIAAYGLERLEEAGEAEQGRRCHADHFVALAERAASHLHGDGQRRWLDVLDVETPNLRRALRHCAERGDAEAALRLTGALTWYWYLRGRLTEARRSFDAALVVPGPVPPSVRAGAEVGRAAFGWLSGERPDTAKEVHDEADVRARWFLLYAGSGFGDLDDAGDRAEAVLAEFRERDDRWGVAAALSTRATQAIYRGDLAALERDATESAALFTALGDRWGRLRATEQLGVLAEIAGDYAEAARLHREGVRVAEELSLWPQVSFGLSRLGRIALLEGDLDQAADLHERALRRAVEQSHDTAWQFASTGLALVARRRGDLDAAERHLLPWLDWNERMGVAGGKALILGLLGLIAEQRGDPHRSRALHEQGLATALTTGDRRAVAFALEGLSGAESLAGRPERAARHLGRAAALRASVGFPLPPAERGDVDRITATVRAALGDAFDAAYAAGAEEPL, from the coding sequence ATGCGTTTCGGGGTGTTGGGCCCGCTGGCGGTGTGGACGGCGGACGGGCGGCCGGTCACCGTGCCGGAGCCCAAGATCCGGGCGGTGTTGGCCGTCCTGCTGACCGACCCCGGGCGGCCGGTGTCGGCCGACCGGCTGGTGGACGAGGTGTGGGGCGATCGGGCCCCCGGCGATCCCGCCAACACCCTGCAGACCAAGATCTCCCAGCTTCGGGGCGTGCTGGAGCGGGCCGAGCCGGGCGGCCGGGGCCTGGTGGTGCGCCGCCCGCCCGGCTATCTGCTCCAGGTGGCCGACGACGACGTGGACGCCGGACGCTTCGCCGACCTGGTGCGTCGGGCCGGCCGGGCGGACGAGCCCCGCGTGACGGCGGACCTGCTGGCGGACGCGCTGGCGCTGTGGCGCGGCCCGGCCTTCGCCGACTTCGCGGACGAGGCGTTCGCGCAGCCCGTGATCGCCCGGCTGGAGGAGCAGCGGCTGACCGCCGTGGAGGACCGGGCCGCGGCCCGGCTCGCGCTCGGCGAGCACGGACCCCTCGCCGAGGAGCTGGCCGACGACCTGGCCGACCAGGTGCGGCGGCACCCGCTGCGGGAACGGCTCCGTGCCCTCCACATGCGGGCCCTGCACCGGGCCGGCCGTCGGGCGGAGGCCCTGGACGCCTTCACCGACCTGCGGGAACGCCTCGCCGAGGAGCTGGGCCTCGATCCCGGGCCCGAGTCGACCGCCCTGCACCTGGAGATCCTTCGAGAGGCCCCCGCCCCGGCGGACCGGCCGCCCGGCAACCTGCCGGCCCCGTCGACCGAGCTGGTCGGACGGGACGCCGCCGTCGCCCGGGTGCGTGCGCTGCTGTCGTCCGAACGGCTGGTGACGCTGACCGGGCCGGGCGGGGTGGGCAAGACACGGCTGGCGCTGGCCGCCGCCGCCGGGCCGCCCGACGACCTTCCCGACGGGGTGTGGCTGGTGGAGCTGGCCACGGTGCCCGAGGCGGGGGAACGCGAGGTCGCCGAGCAGATGGCGGCGGTGCTGGGCATCCGCGACGACGCCGCGCGGGACGGGGGACTCGTCAAGGCGCTCCGCCCCCGGCGACTGCTGCTCGTTCTCGACAACTGCGAACACCTGGTCGAGGCGGTGGCGGAGGTGGCGCGGGCGCTGCTGGCCGGCGCCCCCGACGTCCGGATCCTGGCGACCAGTCAGGAACCGCTGGCGATCTCGGGCGAGGTCGTCCACGCGGTCCCGCCGCTGCCGGAGACCGAGGCCGTACGACTGTTCACCACCCTCGCGGAGGCCGCCGCGCCCGAGCTCGTCCTCGCGGACGGCGACGCCGAAGCGGTCGCGACCATCTGCCGGCGGCTGGACGGCATACCGCTGGCCCTGGAGCTCGCGGCGGCGCGGGTCCGGACGCTGGGCGTCCACCGACTGGCCGAACGACTCGACGACCGGTTCCGGCTGCTGTCCTCGGGACGCCGCGACGCCCCCGCACGACAGCGGACGCTGCGCGCCGCGATCGACTGGAGCTGGGAGCCGCTCCCCGACGTCGAACGGCGGGTGCTCAGTAGGCTGGCGGTGTTCTCCGGCGGCTGCACCCTGGAGGCCGTCGAGGCGGTCTGCGTATCGGCGGGCCTGGCCTCGTGGGAGGTGCTCGACGCGCTCGACCATCTCGTGGGCCGTTCGCTGGTCACGGTGACGAACGAGGACGGCCCCCGCTACCGGCTGCTCGAATCCATCGCCGCGTACGGTCTGGAACGCCTGGAGGAGGCCGGTGAGGCGGAGCAGGGCCGCCGGTGCCATGCCGACCACTTCGTGGCGCTGGCCGAACGCGCCGCCTCCCACCTGCACGGCGACGGGCAACGCCGGTGGCTGGACGTTCTCGACGTGGAGACGCCGAACCTGCGCCGGGCCCTGCGCCACTGCGCCGAGCGCGGCGACGCCGAGGCGGCGCTTCGGCTCACCGGGGCGTTGACCTGGTACTGGTACCTGCGCGGGCGCCTGACGGAGGCCCGTCGTTCGTTCGACGCCGCCTTGGTGGTCCCGGGCCCGGTCCCGCCCTCCGTACGGGCGGGCGCCGAGGTCGGCCGGGCGGCGTTCGGGTGGCTGTCGGGGGAGCGGCCGGACACCGCCAAGGAGGTCCACGACGAGGCCGACGTCAGGGCCCGCTGGTTCCTGCTGTACGCGGGGAGCGGCTTCGGCGACCTCGACGACGCCGGAGACCGGGCGGAGGCGGTGCTGGCCGAGTTCCGCGAACGCGACGACCGGTGGGGGGTGGCGGCGGCGCTGAGCACCCGGGCCACCCAGGCGATCTACCGGGGCGACCTGGCGGCCCTGGAACGTGACGCGACCGAGAGCGCCGCCCTGTTCACCGCCCTCGGCGACCGTTGGGGCAGGCTCCGGGCGACCGAACAGCTCGGCGTGCTGGCCGAGATCGCCGGGGACTACGCGGAGGCGGCCCGACTGCACCGCGAAGGCGTCCGCGTCGCCGAGGAGCTGAGCCTGTGGCCGCAGGTCTCCTTCGGCCTGTCCCGGCTCGGCCGGATCGCCCTCCTCGAAGGCGATCTCGACCAAGCCGCCGACCTGCACGAACGCGCCCTGCGCCGCGCCGTGGAGCAGTCCCACGACACCGCCTGGCAGTTCGCCTCGACCGGGCTCGCCCTGGTGGCCCGCCGCCGTGGCGACCTCGACGCCGCCGAGCGCCACCTGCTCCCGTGGCTCGACTGGAACGAACGCATGGGGGTCGCCGGCGGCAAGGCCCTGATCCTGGGGCTGCTCGGCCTCATCGCCGAACAACGCGGCGACCCCCACAGGTCACGGGCCCTCCACGAGCAGGGTCTCGCGACGGCGCTCACCACCGGCGACCGCCGAGCCGTCGCGTTCGCCCTCGAAGGTCTCTCCGGCGCGGAGTCCCTCGCAGGCCGCCCCGAGCGAGCCGCCCGCCACCTGGGCAGGGCCGCCGCCCTCAGGGCCTCCGTGGGCTTCCCGCTCCCCCCGGCCGAACGCGGAGACGTCGACCGCATCACCGCGACCGTCCGCGCCGCACTGGGCGACGCCTTCGACGCCGCGTACGCCGCCGGAGCCGAAGAGCCGCTCTAG
- a CDS encoding NADP-dependent oxidoreductase yields the protein MAQQKTTEIRLAARPVGEPRLSDFETVVTEIPDLRDGQILVRNTWMSVDPYMRGRMDDAESYIPPFQIGAPLEGGAVGEVIASRSDTIPVGAFVSHFLGWREHAVVNASDAVVIDTTVAPAQAYLSALGTTGLTAYAALTRVAPVQEGDVVFVSGAAGAVGSVAGQLARKLGAAKVIGSAGGPVKAEKLVSSFGFDAALDHRRGDIAGQLAAAAPEGVDVYLDNVGGDHLEAAVGAIRHGGRIALVGAVSQYNEATPPAGPNLYRAAYREVTLRGMLVTSHLHLFPEWIERAAGWLADGTLHTEETVVDGIAEAPAALLGVLRGANTGKMLVRLATDR from the coding sequence ATGGCACAGCAGAAGACCACCGAGATCCGCCTCGCCGCCCGCCCCGTGGGCGAGCCCAGGCTCAGCGACTTCGAGACCGTCGTCACCGAGATCCCCGACCTCCGGGACGGTCAGATCCTGGTCCGCAACACCTGGATGTCCGTGGACCCGTACATGCGGGGCCGGATGGACGACGCCGAGTCCTACATCCCGCCGTTCCAGATCGGCGCGCCGCTGGAGGGCGGCGCGGTCGGCGAGGTCATCGCCTCCCGTTCCGACACGATCCCCGTCGGGGCCTTCGTCTCCCACTTCCTGGGCTGGCGGGAGCACGCCGTCGTGAACGCCTCGGACGCGGTCGTCATCGACACGACGGTCGCGCCCGCGCAGGCGTACCTGAGCGCGCTGGGGACCACGGGTCTGACCGCCTACGCCGCGCTCACCCGGGTCGCCCCGGTCCAGGAGGGCGACGTCGTCTTCGTCTCGGGCGCCGCCGGGGCGGTCGGCAGCGTCGCCGGGCAGCTCGCCCGGAAGCTGGGGGCCGCCAAGGTCATCGGTTCGGCGGGCGGTCCGGTCAAGGCGGAGAAGCTGGTGTCGTCGTTCGGCTTCGACGCCGCCCTCGACCACCGTCGGGGCGACATCGCCGGGCAGCTCGCCGCCGCCGCTCCCGAAGGTGTCGACGTCTATCTGGACAACGTCGGCGGCGACCACCTGGAGGCCGCCGTCGGCGCGATCCGTCACGGGGGCCGCATCGCCCTGGTCGGGGCCGTGAGCCAGTACAACGAGGCCACCCCGCCCGCCGGGCCCAACCTCTATCGGGCCGCGTACCGGGAGGTCACCCTCCGGGGCATGCTCGTCACCAGCCACCTGCACCTGTTCCCCGAGTGGATCGAACGCGCCGCGGGCTGGCTCGCCGACGGCACCCTGCACACCGAGGAGACGGTGGTCGACGGCATCGCCGAGGCCCCGGCCGCCCTGCTGGGAGTGCTGCGCGGCGCCAACACGGGCAAAATGCTCGTTCGCCTGGCGACGGATCGGTGA
- a CDS encoding SAM-dependent methyltransferase yields MSEQERVPDSIDAGTPNVARMYDFYLGGKDNYEVDREMARQVMRHVPDLPFIARENRAFLRRAVRACVDAGVRQFVDLGAGLPTQGNVHEIAQGAAPGSRVVYVDIDPVVLSHARALLMNVDGVTTIQGDVRRPDEILAHPELRDLIDFREPVAVLMVAVLHFVQDDDDPYGVVARLRAEMAPGSHLVISHITADKQTPTVRDAARIYDRASAAVRQRSQAEVTRFFEGMELIEPGVTTLSLWRPDADLGPPADADRQWALAGVGRMP; encoded by the coding sequence ATGAGCGAGCAGGAACGGGTCCCCGACAGCATTGACGCGGGCACCCCGAACGTCGCCCGCATGTACGACTTCTACCTCGGCGGCAAGGACAATTACGAGGTCGACCGGGAGATGGCGCGGCAGGTCATGCGGCACGTGCCGGACCTGCCGTTCATCGCCCGGGAGAACCGCGCGTTCCTGCGCCGGGCCGTGCGCGCGTGCGTGGACGCCGGGGTCCGGCAATTCGTGGACCTCGGCGCGGGGCTGCCCACGCAGGGCAACGTGCACGAGATCGCGCAGGGGGCCGCCCCCGGCTCCCGTGTCGTGTACGTGGACATCGACCCGGTGGTGCTGTCGCACGCGCGGGCGCTGCTCATGAACGTCGACGGTGTCACCACCATCCAGGGCGACGTGCGGCGGCCGGACGAGATCCTCGCGCATCCCGAGCTGCGGGATCTGATCGACTTCCGTGAGCCGGTCGCGGTGCTGATGGTGGCGGTGCTGCACTTCGTCCAGGACGACGACGACCCGTACGGCGTCGTCGCGAGGCTGCGGGCGGAGATGGCGCCCGGCAGCCACCTGGTGATCTCGCACATCACCGCCGACAAGCAGACCCCCACCGTCCGGGACGCGGCGCGCATCTACGACCGGGCGTCCGCCGCGGTCAGGCAGCGCTCCCAGGCGGAGGTCACCCGGTTCTTCGAGGGCATGGAGCTGATCGAGCCCGGAGTGACCACGCTGTCACTGTGGCGTCCCGACGCGGACCTCGGCCCCCCGGCCGACGCCGACCGCCAGTGGGCGCTGGCCGGTGTCGGCCGGATGCCCTGA
- a CDS encoding DEAD/DEAH box helicase, which yields MGESGDATGFADLELRPELLQALTGLGYEEPTPIQREAIPPLLDGHDLLGQAATGTGKTAAFALPVLQRVTAPGVGEAPAALVLVPTRELAIQVSEAFHRYGREMGARVLPVYGGAPIGRQLQSLKRGVDVVVATPGRALDLIGRGALRLDELKTVVLDEADEMLDMGFAEDIEAILQETPEERQTVLFSATVPPRIDGIARRHLRGPVRIEMGRPETEPGEQPLVRQRAYIVDRSHKAAALGRLLDVEAPAAAIVFCRTRDQVDELTEMLNGRGYRAEALHGGMSQDQRDRVMGRLRSGTAELLIATDVAARGIDIDHLTHVVNYHVPSAPESYVHRIGRVGRAGREGVALTLAEPREHRMLKAIERVTKQRIVVEKIPTVADLRARRLELTRAALRESLLTDDLDSYRVVVETLADEFDVMEVALAAVKLAYEAGGGAQADEQEIPEVVRRPQREPGKGRPERGERGRPGPAPEGMTRVFLGLGRRSGVRPQDLVGAIAGESSLRGRDIGAIEIADRFSLVEVPEASAEEVIASLRRTTIKGKKAIVRRERQPR from the coding sequence ATGGGCGAATCCGGCGACGCCACGGGCTTCGCCGACCTTGAGCTGCGGCCGGAGTTGCTGCAGGCGTTGACGGGCCTCGGCTACGAGGAGCCCACCCCGATCCAGCGCGAGGCCATCCCGCCGCTGCTGGACGGCCACGACCTGCTCGGTCAGGCCGCCACCGGCACCGGCAAGACGGCGGCGTTCGCGCTGCCCGTCCTGCAGCGCGTCACCGCGCCCGGCGTGGGCGAGGCGCCCGCCGCGCTGGTCCTGGTGCCCACGCGCGAACTGGCCATCCAGGTCTCCGAGGCGTTCCACCGCTACGGCCGCGAGATGGGCGCCCGCGTCCTGCCGGTGTACGGCGGCGCCCCGATCGGCCGCCAGCTCCAGTCGCTCAAGCGCGGCGTGGACGTCGTCGTGGCCACCCCGGGCCGCGCCCTCGACCTCATCGGCCGTGGTGCGCTCCGCCTCGACGAGCTGAAGACCGTCGTCCTCGACGAGGCCGACGAGATGCTCGACATGGGGTTCGCCGAGGACATCGAGGCGATCCTCCAGGAGACCCCCGAGGAACGGCAGACCGTGCTGTTCTCGGCGACCGTGCCCCCGCGCATCGACGGCATCGCCCGTCGCCACCTGCGCGGCCCCGTCCGCATCGAGATGGGCCGCCCGGAGACCGAGCCCGGCGAGCAGCCGCTGGTGCGCCAGCGCGCCTACATCGTCGATCGCTCCCACAAGGCCGCCGCCCTCGGCCGGCTGCTCGACGTCGAGGCGCCCGCCGCCGCGATCGTCTTCTGCCGCACCCGCGACCAGGTGGACGAGCTGACCGAGATGCTGAACGGGCGCGGCTACCGGGCCGAGGCCCTGCACGGCGGCATGAGTCAGGACCAGCGCGACCGCGTCATGGGCCGGCTGCGCTCCGGGACCGCCGAACTGCTGATCGCCACCGACGTGGCCGCCCGGGGCATCGACATCGATCACCTCACCCACGTCGTCAACTACCACGTCCCCTCCGCCCCCGAGTCGTACGTGCACCGCATCGGCCGGGTCGGTCGGGCGGGTCGCGAGGGTGTCGCGCTCACCCTGGCCGAGCCCCGCGAGCACCGGATGCTCAAGGCCATCGAACGCGTCACCAAGCAGCGGATCGTCGTCGAGAAGATCCCCACCGTCGCCGACCTGCGCGCCCGCCGGCTGGAGCTGACCCGGGCGGCGCTGCGGGAGAGCCTGCTCACCGATGACCTGGACTCGTACCGGGTCGTGGTCGAGACGCTGGCGGACGAGTTCGACGTCATGGAGGTCGCCCTCGCCGCCGTCAAGCTCGCCTACGAGGCCGGCGGCGGCGCCCAGGCCGACGAGCAGGAGATCCCGGAGGTCGTCCGACGCCCGCAGCGGGAGCCGGGCAAGGGCCGTCCGGAGCGCGGCGAACGGGGTCGTCCCGGGCCCGCCCCCGAGGGGATGACCCGGGTGTTCCTGGGGCTGGGCCGCCGTTCCGGCGTCCGTCCTCAGGACCTGGTCGGCGCGATCGCCGGGGAGTCCAGCCTGCGCGGTCGCGACATCGGCGCGATCGAGATCGCCGACCGGTTCTCCCTGGTCGAGGTTCCGGAGGCGTCCGCCGAGGAGGTCATCGCCTCGTTGCGCCGCACCACCATCAAGGGCAAGAAGGCCATCGTCCGCCGCGAACGCCAGCCCCGCTGA
- a CDS encoding cold-shock protein — protein sequence MAQGTVKWFNPDKGFGFISPDDGSADIFVHHSAIRMDGFRTLAEEQRVEYDAVQGPKGLQADEVRAL from the coding sequence ATGGCTCAGGGAACCGTCAAGTGGTTCAATCCGGACAAGGGCTTCGGCTTCATCTCGCCGGATGACGGCTCCGCGGACATCTTCGTCCACCATTCCGCGATCCGGATGGACGGCTTCCGCACTCTCGCCGAAGAGCAGCGCGTCGAGTACGACGCCGTTCAGGGTCCCAAGGGTCTGCAGGCCGACGAGGTACGCGCGCTCTGA
- the add gene encoding adenosine deaminase produces the protein MRSFIAGLPKCELHLHIEGTLEPELKLALAERNGVPLPHSTVEEVRAAYEFDSLASFLVGYYDGMRVLLTEPDFYDLATAYLRRASAQNVRYAEIFFDPQAHTSRGVPFDVVIRGLRRALLDAERTWGVRAQLIMCFLRDFQAEYAMATLLESLPYREWIVGVGLDSDERGNPPEKFAEVFARARREGYLLTMHCDVDQENSTEHIRQCLEVIGVDRIDHGVNALEDPALVAEIARRGLGLTVCPISNGYVTGDRKTDAIRRMLDLGLRVTINSDDPSYFQAYVGENLEAVHEALGLTAAELVRLEHNAFEVAWLPRTIRDALLAELNAYAATAGL, from the coding sequence GTGAGGTCGTTCATCGCGGGGCTGCCGAAATGCGAGCTGCACCTGCACATCGAGGGCACGTTGGAGCCGGAGCTCAAACTCGCCCTGGCCGAGCGCAACGGCGTGCCGCTGCCGCACTCGACGGTCGAGGAGGTCCGCGCCGCGTACGAGTTCGACAGCCTCGCGTCGTTCCTCGTCGGCTACTACGACGGCATGCGGGTGCTGCTGACGGAGCCCGACTTCTACGACCTGGCGACCGCGTACCTGCGCAGGGCGTCGGCGCAGAACGTGCGGTACGCCGAGATCTTCTTCGACCCGCAGGCGCACACCTCGCGGGGCGTGCCGTTCGACGTGGTGATCCGGGGGCTGCGTCGGGCGCTGCTCGACGCCGAGCGGACGTGGGGCGTGCGGGCCCAGCTCATCATGTGTTTTCTGCGCGACTTCCAGGCCGAGTACGCGATGGCGACGCTGCTGGAGTCGCTGCCGTACCGGGAGTGGATCGTCGGCGTCGGGCTGGACTCCGACGAGCGCGGCAACCCGCCGGAGAAGTTCGCCGAGGTGTTCGCCCGCGCCCGCCGCGAGGGATACCTCCTCACCATGCACTGCGACGTCGACCAGGAGAACTCCACGGAGCACATCCGGCAATGCCTGGAGGTGATCGGCGTGGACCGGATCGACCACGGTGTGAACGCCCTGGAGGACCCCGCGCTGGTCGCCGAGATCGCGCGGCGCGGGCTCGGTCTCACCGTGTGCCCGATCTCCAACGGGTACGTGACCGGCGACCGCAAGACCGACGCCATCCGCCGGATGCTCGACCTCGGGCTGCGCGTCACGATCAACTCCGACGACCCCTCCTATTTCCAGGCGTACGTCGGCGAGAACCTGGAGGCCGTGCACGAGGCGCTCGGGCTGACCGCCGCGGAACTGGTCCGGCTGGAGCACAACGCCTTCGAGGTAGCCTGGCTACCGCGCACGATCCGCGACGCTCTCCTGGCCGAACTGAACGCCTACGCCGCTACGGCGGGGCTTTGA
- a CDS encoding protein kinase domain-containing protein produces the protein MPGPLKPDDPQTLGGYELLGRLGAGGMGVVYLGRDRDGTQAAVKVINGDLLRGADQGHVARFRREIAALGRLGRRCTALLLDADPDADPPYLVTEYVHGPTLGAEIDRHGPLADGPLESLAVAVLAALDHIHRAGVTHRDLKPGNIVLGPYGPRVIDFGLALLTEMNTQVTATGMVIGTPAYMAPEQITGRPVDAPADVFSWAGTIVYAASGRPPFGGDLRGMGDRIAHGTPQLDGLGGRLLEVVTRALAKDPAERPTAAEALDALRGLSMTRTVLDSAALSDVEAPATMVEADPQEPQEPQEPDAWAALAAQSLAEGRVRLAVEQAEQGLRIKPSHARCLFHRGVARSRLGENGLADVRLAHESDPSDSEIALGYARELARSPLRSDNDKAWEMAPRDPQVRAARALSLLGDGDAALDEAYGLAPEEPAVRKAYARRLMREGRDLALAYELTPDDSVVRVAYARELVRDDGDLALAYELAPGERAVRDAYASSLASDDATVIEAFAVAPGASEIRSRYESYSRKVAGVVLDEPDRLRVVAEFARVFPGRSAGRAPLDPTAAVSAFDALEAVWRELPERTRARLRDRAFQTLQRKIVDNADAGYPPADSRAVVALIDRMEALNMGFDDLRKEVYTRREGPLFLVLGILGAVAGAAAYPLLAFFSDLGFVKGLVVIPAALVVIVVCLLANGVRASLRRTVRRRRTEQAAAVNEGPR, from the coding sequence ATGCCCGGTCCGCTGAAGCCCGACGACCCGCAGACCCTCGGCGGCTATGAGCTGCTGGGCCGGCTGGGCGCGGGCGGGATGGGCGTGGTCTACCTCGGCCGCGACCGGGACGGGACGCAGGCGGCCGTCAAGGTCATCAACGGCGACCTGCTGCGCGGGGCCGACCAGGGGCATGTGGCCCGGTTCCGCCGCGAGATCGCCGCCCTGGGCCGGCTGGGCCGCCGCTGCACCGCCCTGCTGCTGGACGCCGACCCCGACGCCGACCCCCCCTACCTGGTCACCGAGTACGTCCACGGGCCCACGCTCGGCGCGGAGATCGACCGGCACGGGCCGCTGGCGGACGGGCCGCTGGAGTCGCTCGCGGTGGCCGTGCTCGCCGCGCTGGACCACATCCACCGGGCGGGGGTGACGCACCGCGACCTCAAGCCGGGCAACATCGTCCTGGGTCCCTACGGGCCGCGCGTCATCGACTTCGGCCTGGCCCTGCTGACGGAGATGAACACGCAGGTCACCGCCACCGGGATGGTCATCGGCACGCCGGCGTACATGGCCCCGGAGCAGATCACCGGCCGGCCGGTGGACGCGCCCGCCGACGTGTTCTCCTGGGCGGGCACGATCGTTTACGCGGCGTCCGGCCGGCCCCCGTTCGGCGGCGACCTGCGCGGCATGGGCGACCGCATCGCGCACGGCACCCCGCAGCTCGACGGGCTGGGCGGACGTCTCCTGGAGGTCGTCACCCGGGCTCTCGCCAAGGACCCCGCCGAACGCCCCACCGCCGCCGAGGCCCTGGACGCCCTGCGCGGTCTCAGCATGACCCGGACGGTGCTCGACAGCGCGGCGCTGTCCGACGTCGAGGCCCCCGCGACCATGGTCGAGGCGGATCCGCAGGAGCCTCAGGAGCCTCAGGAGCCGGACGCCTGGGCCGCCCTCGCCGCGCAGAGCCTCGCCGAGGGCCGCGTCCGGCTCGCCGTCGAGCAGGCCGAGCAGGGTCTGAGGATCAAGCCGTCGCACGCCCGTTGCCTGTTCCACCGGGGCGTCGCGCGGAGCCGGCTCGGTGAGAACGGCCTGGCGGACGTGCGGCTGGCCCACGAGAGCGACCCGTCCGACTCCGAGATCGCGTTGGGCTATGCGCGGGAGCTGGCCCGCAGCCCGCTGCGCTCGGACAACGACAAGGCGTGGGAGATGGCCCCCCGCGACCCGCAGGTCCGCGCCGCCCGCGCCCTGTCGCTGCTCGGCGACGGTGACGCCGCTCTGGACGAGGCGTACGGGCTGGCCCCCGAGGAGCCGGCGGTCCGCAAGGCGTACGCCCGCAGGCTCATGCGGGAGGGGCGCGACCTGGCCCTGGCCTACGAGCTGACACCCGACGACTCGGTCGTCCGTGTCGCGTACGCGCGCGAACTCGTGCGAGACGACGGCGACCTCGCCCTGGCGTACGAGCTGGCACCCGGCGAGCGCGCCGTCCGCGACGCGTACGCGAGCAGCCTGGCCTCGGACGACGCGACGGTGATCGAGGCGTTCGCCGTGGCCCCCGGCGCGAGCGAGATCCGCAGCCGGTACGAGTCGTACTCGCGGAAGGTCGCGGGTGTCGTCCTCGACGAACCGGACCGGCTGCGCGTCGTCGCCGAGTTCGCCCGGGTCTTCCCCGGGCGTTCGGCGGGCCGCGCGCCCCTGGACCCGACGGCGGCGGTGTCCGCGTTCGACGCCCTCGAAGCCGTCTGGCGCGAGCTGCCCGAACGGACCCGCGCCAGACTCAGGGACCGCGCCTTCCAGACCCTTCAGCGCAAGATCGTCGACAACGCCGACGCCGGATACCCGCCCGCCGACAGTCGCGCCGTCGTCGCGCTCATCGATCGGATGGAGGCCCTGAACATGGGCTTCGACGATCTGCGCAAGGAGGTCTACACGAGGCGCGAGGGCCCGCTGTTCCTCGTCCTGGGGATCTTGGGCGCGGTGGCCGGCGCCGCCGCCTATCCGTTGCTGGCGTTCTTCAGCGATCTCGGGTTCGTCAAGGGTCTGGTCGTGATCCCGGCGGCGCTCGTCGTCATCGTCGTCTGTCTGCTGGCGAACGGTGTCCGCGCGTCCCTCCGCCGGACCGTTCGCCGCCGCCGCACCGAGCAGGCGGCGGCGGTGAACGAGGGGCCGCGCTAG